Genomic segment of Leishmania panamensis strain MHOM/PA/94/PSC-1 chromosome 20 sequence:
GACCATTGGAAGTTCCTTTCAGGTTACAGAAGGCTTCTTCTGCCCCGCGCTTCTGCGCGCGTCTTTTGAGTCCGCAGCGGTAAACCCGGATGGGGCAATAGCGGGCTACTCGCTTCTTGTAGAGCTCTCTGCAGAGACGCTGTGCCGCGCGGTGTAGTACCTGTTGTGTGCCGAAGGGCTTGTGGAACGTTGCTGTGGTTCTGTTTCTGCAGTGGGCCGCTCAGGAACGCAGACGAGTGCTCTCCCGCCATGTGCAGTGCGTTCCACAAAGTCCGGAGGGCGATAGGCACCCCAGAGAATGTCATCGCGGCCTGCTGTGTCATAACGAGATGGTCCCACGCGAGAGCGATGCGCTTGGCAGCAAATCTGCGCCAGCGATGAGATTCAGGCACTATCGTACTCGTTCTGCCTTCGCGTATTAGATTCACACAATGTGACCGCACCGATATGGACACTGTATTTTCCATCATGCCCCCTCCACCGGAGGACATGAGCTGAACTCGACTCGACCTCACGCCCTGTCACAGGCTCATCGCGTGGCGCGGGGCAGCGGGAGAGACGCGGTAGAACAGTGTGCCGATTCAGTCATCCGGGCACGGCCTCTACCGCAAGCCCTACCCACCACCCGCTGCGCAGGTCTCCACGCGGCGCATCCGACTCGGGGTGGCACGCGGGCACCCCTCACcaggaggcagcgagggtcgGGCGGGATACGCTCGAGCCACACTGACTCCCCGCCCATCACATGAGTAGTGCCAACGTGCTCGgtgtcgcaggtcgctccaccgcagcgccacccaggacctgaccgctgacatccgcagcgatacatcgctctgacctcccctgCGTCGTAGGTGGTTGGCCCCGTCACCACGGGAGGGGGCgtggcattggcagggatacGGGGGAGCTGactggcttccccacactaAGTGGGCGTACTAGACCCTGGAGACCATCTGCACGGCGGCGTGTCCCCTGTCATTACTTCCGCGCCTGAACGCGATTGTTGAGGGAAAAGATAAACTTCACACATCGCAAGAGAGGCGGTGAGGGTGCAAGCATCCCTTGTGTTGTTGCCTTGCTGCGAGGAAGaggtagggagggggaaaaagacaCGTATAAGGCAGTACGAGTGTCAGTCGCAAGGAGGAGGTATATGGCACTGCTTGAGCAGAAAATAGTGATGCTGACACCCaccaagagagaaagagagacacgtaCCCAGTTCGCTGCGTGTATCGATGCTCTTATCAGCAGTGCCACTGGTCAGCACGTTCGCCTATGCGAAAGGAAGAAGACAAAACAGACGTTATAAAGTAACGAAGAATGGTCTCAGCGTAGCGACAGCTATGTGACGTTGCTGTCGTGAGAGCGACATCACCGCAACGTAATTTCCCATTTCAGCTGTCTTACCCCCCACATCCTCCACAAATCGCCCTCGGCGTTGGGTCAAGTGACTCCTGCGCCTCTCCGTCCGCGTGTGCACCTTTTTGTGTCCACACTTTGGTGTgtagacacacacatcagCTGCCTCCCTAAAGCGAGGTTGCATGCCACATCGTGACGCAATGCCTGTCGCACATGCCATTCTGCAGGTTATGCCAACTCGTgccacctctcctctgtgCGTTCATGCGTCTCGCCTTGTTGGCGCATTGCTTCGaccgcttcttctctctctcctcctccttcattgCTATACGGATATGCTTGTCGTGCAATCGCAGTCGGAGGAGTAGAGCGTATCTGCTCAGCGGTATAGTCGCTTTCAGGCTGCTGGTCTCTTGCTTTCGTTTTCCGTGTCTGCTCCtgtcttttttccctctgtTTCTCAGTCCGTGCTCCTTGCATATACTTTTCGTGtactcgcctctctctgccacccagagagagagagagagagagcgagcacgAGCTGTTTTGTGTTTCCTTGTGGTTTCGCTGCGGTGTCAGGGGCGAGCAAGGTAGGGCTGTCATCAGGCGGCAGAAAAGGAAGGCGTCACAGCACCCGTCATCGTCGCACGCCGTCTGGGAAacaagcacagagaaagggacGCGATAGGGATGCTCTACACGCGGGCCCTCGTGGTGCTGTCGAGACAACCGCTGGCGGCGTACGGCCTGCCTGCCGGCAACGCCAGCGTGCgcttctgcgcctcttccgcgctgccgccctcctcgtcaCAATCTGATAAGCCGGCGGAAGCAGCGAAGGCATCTTCTGAGGGAACGCAGGTTTCACCTGCAGCGAAGCAGAGCGGGGTGGACACTGTAGCTGCAAACACGGTGGTAGCCGCCGGCACCCCAAACAGACAAGGAGCCTCTTCGCTATCCtctgagaaggggggagtcTCAACGCTTGCGCCGGTTTCGGTGTGCCCGTCAAGTACTGGTGCGGAGGCTAGCGTCAAGGAGCCGACGCCGCAGCTCCAAGGGGGGAGGACTTCGCCACCGAAGCAGCCGACGCCACCAGTACACGAGGCGAATGTAAATGATGTCTTTGCCAAGGATCGCGTCGTGCCGCGCGGGTTTGAGGCATTTTATGCGAAGAATATTGTGTCGAagatgctgccgcagcgcactCCAACTGATTCGGTACAGCGCGCCTACACATTGTCGCCGCAGGAGCGTGCTCTGATTGCGCAAATAGCAGCACGGGCGCGGTTGCAGCGGACGTGGCGCCACCTTGGCGTCCTCTCGATGTTGCTCTCTGCGCTTATTGGCTACCGGTGGTACACGGCCCAGGCGCGGCTTGACGCTGACGTGTCGAACTACAGCGCGGTTGTCGTGGACGTGCCCAGCCACACCGCCGTCTACGTGGACGATAACGGCAGGTTCATTGGCGTGCGCAACTTCATCGACTTTACGACGTTCGAGAAGACATGTGACCCGGAAAAGGATGTGCTGATTCAGTTCAGCACCTACTACCCATGGATcccgatgctgctgctgtgtctgctgccggtgctggcTGTTGTGAACGCCGGCTTCAACGGGTCGGCCCGCATGATcacgatggcggcgcaggcggagaagagcCGGTTTACGTTCAAGCGAGAAATGTCGGTAAGCACGCGGCTGAAGGACGTGGCGGGGCTGACGGAGGCAAAgcacgaggtggtggaggtgatAGACTTCCTCAAGCAGCCGGAGCGGTATCAGGCGCTTGGTGCGAAGCTGCCGAAGGGTGTGCTGCTCGATGGCCCACCTGGTGTCGGcaagacgctgctggccaAGGCGGTAGCTGGCGAGGCCATGGTGCCATTTGTCAGCTGCTCGGGCAGCGAGTTTGAGGAAGTGTACGTCGGTGTCGGCGCGCAGCGGGTGCGCGAGCTGTTTCGCGAGGCGCACAACTGCAAGCCATGTGTCGTGTTTATTGACGAAATTGACGCCTTTGGCCGCAAGCGCCGGTCGGACGGCAATGGAAGCTCGCGGGGCACGTTGAACGCCTTCCTCGCGGCGCTGGACGGATTCAAGGATGCATCTGGGATCATGGTGCTGGCGGCCACGAACCGTGCCGACATTCTGGACAACGCTCTGACGCGCTCCGGTCGCTTCGATCGCAAGATCTCGCTCGAGAAGCCGTCCTACAAGGACCGTGTGGCGATCGCGCTAGTGCATCTGCAGCCGCTTCACCTTGACccgtcgtcctcgctgcAAAACTATGCcgagacggtggcggcgctgacgcccggctgcagcggtgctgacATCTTCAACGTGTGCAACGAGGCGGCGATCCAGGCGGCGCGTGAGGACAAGGAGTATGTCGGGGCGCCGCACTTCCACCTGGCTGTGGAGCGGGTGCTTGTCGGTCTTGAAAAGAGCGCTGTCAAGTACACACCGCACGAGAAGGAGCGACTGGCGTACCACGAGGCAGGGATTGTGGTGCTGAATTGGTTCCAGAGCGACACGGATCCGGTCATCAAGACCACCATCCTGCCGcgcggccgccaccgcacggGCGTGACGCAGAAGCTGCCGCAGAACACTTACATCTCGACGCAGGAGagactgctgcagcgcattgTGGGCCAGCTGGGCGGCTACGTATCTGAGGAGCACTTCTTCAGCGACGTCTCGACGAGTGCGGCAGGAGATTTGCAGATGGCGACGAACATGGCACGTGAcatggtgtgcgtgtatggcaTGGACCCGGTGCATATTGGGCACATGGGGTTCGAGCTTGACCGCGACGACACGCTGCAGAAGCCGTTTGGcccagagaaggagaacgCTGTCGACATTGCCGTGGAGACGATTGTGCAATCGTGCCTGAGTCGGGCGCGAGCTCTGATGCAGGAGCACCTGTATCACACCCGGGTCATTGCagggcagctgctgaagcaagAGACGCTAAATGCACATGAGCTGTGGCTCGCCCTGGGCGACCGCCCTGTTATGACGAAGGAGTTCCAGACCTACTTGGAAAGCTAAGGGCACTGGCGCGCGTTActgacagagagaaaagaggagaggatcCTAAAAAGCTGCGCACACCGTGCAGTGTCAGCGCTCACAGCGGAGTGCGTTGTACTGTCGGCGTGCCCTTTGCTCGCGTGTGTTCGCGAATTCCAATAACCTCTGTGCTCACCTAACCATCTACCACGCAAATCAAAAAAGTGGGGCCTTGATGCCCGAGAGTACACCGTCCCCCTCCACACggtgtggagggagaggccaTTGGAGGTGTTCGACACCACGACTCCCCGTACGCCATGCTAGCAGAGCGGACGCTTCACCCACTCGAAATTAGAACTGCCCTCCTCATCCACGGTCtttgcttcctcttcctgcACGAAAAAGTACGCAGTTCGGGACTCGAACCCGAGACCTTCGCCGTGTTAAAGCGACGTCATAACCACCTAGACCAACCGCGCTTCACAACGCAGCGAAGCGATCCCTTCGCACAAATAGTTCCATCGCTTTCGTGCGGGTGGCCCGCCGCCGATAGGAGCTCGTGAAGGCTCCCCACAAACCGCGTAGCTCTCATAGCTCAGTCGGTTAGAGCGTGGGTCTAATAAGCCCAAGGTCACAGGTTCGACCCCTGTTGGGAGCACTTTTTCCGCGCAACGCCCTACCTTAAGCTTCTCTGAAGGCATCTTGAGAGAGGCGTGCAAGGCGAGCGTAGCGCAGTCGGCAGCGCGTGGGTCTCATAATCCCAAGGTCGTGAGTTCGATCCTCACCGGTCGCACTTTTCGGGGATAGAACCCGGAAACGGGCGGGGTGGCCTAGCCGGTGGAAAAGCAGTGACGGAGGTGGGGTTCGAACCCACGCCTCGAAAGACCAGAGCCTAAATCTGGCGCCTTAGACCACTCGGCCACTCCGCCTTTACAAAAATTTCTACACCATGTGGCGCCAGCAGATTATTATCACCcttgctcttttttcccccacGGTGGACAGTCAACATACCCAAGTGGTTACGGGGTTTGACTTGAAATCAAATGCGATCTCGCGCGCAGGTTCGAACCCTGCTGTTGACGTATTTTCCGCTTCTTTGCGGAGCGCGGCTTTGCCCCATTCTCTGCGGCGCACGCGGGCTCCTTTTCTTGCGGCCGTTCTGCTCGGTGTGCGCCTTGCGGCGGCCTGGGTGTGGGCGGAGGCCTGGCGCCGGCCGATGGCCCACCCCCCGCAacaccaccggcagcgccgctccgaAGCAGGTCCAAGgacccacccacgcctcgAAAGACCAGAGCCGGCATGATGCAAGCATATCCAAACAATGGATCCAGAGTTTTGCAGAGAGAGTGATGGACGAAAATGGCGCAGAGGGATCATTGCTAATCAACCTCAaagcgcatgtgtgtgtgagacATGCGGCATCCCCTCCATCCGGTCAGGGGGAGCGATGAGGCGCAGAACCCGGAAGCATGTGGGGGAGAGCCCTAATGGCACCATCAGATTTGCCAGACTCCagtgtggggggaggggggcctcCCACCGTATTAAAGAATGCGGGGGCTTGAAGGGGCGGAGGACGAGGCATGCCGCTCGGGCTTAGCACAGGATCTCACCGGGACCCGCCCTGCTCGTGCTACAAAGCCGTGCTGTAGAAAAAGAGAGTGTGTGGTCGCGGCCCGATTGCCGACGTCAGCAGTGATGCATCACTCTGACTTCCCTACGTCGTAGGGCCCATGACCCTATCACTAGCAGAGGTGGGTCGGCCTTCACACGGATAGGGGCGGATTGGCTTCGCTACGCACAGAGAACGGGATACTCGATTAACACCACACACTGAGGTGTGATCCCTGTCAACAGAGCTTTGATGCTCGCGTGCGAAACAATTATCATGGCCGATGCGCATCACGCACGTTCACACCACGACCCATTCCCAGGAGTTGAATAGAAAGGCAGAAGGTAGGGATTAGACTACGTCTTTAATTGAGGGGAAGCGAGCCCGCACAGAACTACAGGAGCGCCACAGGGAGCCGATCATGAACTCCATCGCGTGGCACAGCTCGCGCGTGGCCGCCAGACACTCCACGTGGTGCACCTCTCCGCCATGCTCGCCAACCGACGGCACAATGTCGTTTGACGACACAACACTCATGATGTTCTCGTTGATCGACCTCAACGGGAGGCTGAACTTTTTGCGCGCCAGAGCGATGCCCGGTGCACTGAACGCCACCGCCTTTACCCGCATCTGTGCCGCTACAATAGCCGCTACCGCACCGCCGAGCGAGTGTCCGGTGAGCACGAGGTGCCGCGGGTGCGTTGGCCGCGAACCCACGTAGGCAATGTGGTTGTACAGGTCGGCAAAGAAGTCGCGCCGGAAGTTGTTCTGCTGACACCGCCGCAGACTGTGATTGCCGCTCCGTGTCAGCTCCGCCCATGTTTCGTACACGTCGCCGTACGAGTCCGCtggcagcgaggcggtgcgcaGGAGGTCGACAATGAGGTCCTTTGGAACCACCACGGTGCCTGGAAGCAGAGTCGTCATTAGCTGGTACAGCACCACCTCGAAAAAAATGTTCGTGTTGAAGAGGAAGTCGGTGAAGGAGAACATGTCGGTGCCACGCACCGCAATGACGGAGGTGTCACGCTGTTCGCTGTACACCTCGTAAAAGTCGCTCCACCCTGTCGGCTGGTGATTCGAGTCGCCAGGCACGCATGACGCGCCGTGGCGCGGTTGAATGACCCAGTCGGATCCCATGTGCGCGTTTAGGAAGCGCAGCATCGTGTTGAACTCCTCGACGTTGAAGAGGTACGGCGCCACAGCGAGGAGGGCGAGCTCCCACACAGACGTCTCGCCGTATTGCCGCGTGCAGAGTTGCGGGTAGAAGTCCTCGTTATCGGCCGACGTGATGTTGTGCCACATGAACGCGCTCGACGCCGCCTCCGGCAGGCCAGAGAGATACCCCTCCAGAACTGAGTTGGACGTGTTTGCCTTTGCCGCCCGTCGTGACGCATTCTGTGAAAGCAGATGCATGCGTACTACAATGTGGTCAAAAGTGAGGTGGCTGTTgtctgccgccgctgtcaccCGCACCGGGAGCGGACGCAGCTGCGGGAACGCCGCCTGTAAAATGAGCCCTGACACAAGCAGCGcgtagagcagcagcagcgtcatggAGAtgaagcgcagcaccacccgcGTTGTGCGAAACTTCGAGCCACTAAAGTTTCCGGCACTCTGCAGCGACAGAAGACGCGGCAGAGTGTAGGCGTAGAAGTGATACTCACACACGTAGCGCCGCAGTGTCCCCGGCGGAGTCACAGCCTGACGCTTGAGGTGCACCTTAGCCCCGCCAGCGTACAAAATTGTCATGTGGCGAATGTCGATCAGCATGTCTAAGCTCACCACGTCGGGGCGGTGGTACTGCTTCTCGTGCACGTCCTCGAGAACGCTCGCCAGCGCTGGCGGGAGAGACACGCCAGAGTCGGCGTACTTCCACAGCACCGACCCATTCACCGTCACGTCGAACTCCCGCGCCAGGTCGATAGCGCGCGCGGCCAGCAGCATGTTCACCCACACCAGCAtcaagcacagcagcggatGTTGGCGAAAACAACGAAACGCATtgatcagcagcagctggtacGGCGTCGCTATCATGAgaatgggcagcagcgcatccggGTGGCGCAGTAGCCACGTGTACGAGCGCAGAGTGCGCGTCACTGCGGCCGAGGTCGACAGGGCCATGTGCCCGAACAGGTGCGGAGCGTTGAGGGAGGTTAAGATCATCACACCGGACGTGAGGCCAAACACCGGGCCGCGTGCCACTGCAAAGCCAATGGTGAAAAAAACGACCATAAAGAAGCCAATGTAGCGCATGGTGTGGATGTGGTGGCGCCACCAGTCGTCCTCGACGTACGTGACGAATACTTGGGAGGCTGAGGGACCAAGGAGGTTGGGCACGTTCTCCGCCATGGCGGGCGTCGACGCCTGCGCTGTGGCGAGGGAGTTGGCGTCAGAGGGAGAGTGGTGTGGTGGCGAGTCTCCGCTCCCTCCACTGGCGGTCCACctactgccgctgccagcgctaCGGCGTACCAGCAGCGGAGAACTCACTGACATGCTGCTACTTTGAGACAAGGAGGTGCTCTCTACCGGCTGCAGAAGCGGTTGTGAATCCGCTGCGGGCAGCATCTCCATGTCGTTGCGGAGCTGCGTCGGCTCCTCGTGGCATCGCCGGTCACGGAGCCCAAAGATACGACGGCCCTTCAGCGCCTTATTTTCCAGCGGCACCTCCCGCAGCATTGTCGTCAGCACAAAGCAAATTTGTATCACAAACACCGTCCACGCGGCCGCAGTGGCCCACGGCTCGCGGCCGGACCATTCCACAAAGGCGTttgtgtggcagagaagcaccCACGCGACGGCAATACTCGCCGAGACGACTCCGCAGATGACCACTCGTGACTTTTTCTTCACGGTGAAGCGCAGGCGAGCACGGAGGAGAGGATAGTCCATGTCACGCTGCGTTGTGTAGGCGTCTACCATGGCCTCCGCAACACAATTCATGACCTTGTGcccagcggtggcgactgTTACTGCCAGGGTGGCAAACGGTGTCATGTGGGATGCGATGGAGCCAAGCCCGTACACGAGCGTTGGCACGCACGAAGTGCTGAATGGGCGCCGCTCCATCTCCTGCGTCACCGGGATCACAAGTACCCAGACAATCCGCTCGATCGCCGCGTGCGTCAGCGCGAAGACCATCGCAAGGAAAGGGATGTAGTACACGCTGAACAAGAATCGTACAACAGTGTCGAGATAAAAGGAGAACTCATCAGGGAAGTAAAGGGAGCGCACTGTAATGTGAATAAACTTGCCGATAACCGTCACGCGACGGCGCACATACAGGTACTGCGCCCTGAAAAAAGTGCGACcatgctgcaccacctcgcgCAGTGCCTGCGCCAACGCCGTCCCACCATCTGATGACTTTGCCACATTCGACGAGGACGCTGTGCAGCTACCCGACCTACTTTGATTCCCCTTCATCTGTGCGTGCAGCGCTGATCGGCTTTCCTTCTTTCGCTGAtaaggaaagaaaagaacgTGAGGAGAATGGAGAGGACTCGCAATCGTCAGCACACCGAGAGGTGAAAAATCGGGTACACGCCAGCCGAAAGAATAGAAGGAGCGAACAATGCGCAAAGGCAGGCGGGTTTTGCAGAGGAGATGGACACAAGCCAAAACGGCAACCACAATGAtacgcacccacccacacgctgACACTGACTGTATAGAAGTGCGAGGCGTATGGGTggaaagcgagagcgagTTGGTACGAGGCAGCGCGTCCACGCTATGTGTGTGCGACAGCGTATTACTGCTGCACTCCTTCCTCTCACTCAGCTGCTTCGCACACGGCGCTGTTGCCCCTATCTCGCTTCCCCAGTGAAGAGGTGTAAAAGCTGCGCGTCACTGTGTGCCGAAAACCcttcctgctctctctctctctctatcggCTTTCTTCTTGACCACGCGAGTGGACGGTACCTAGGCAAAGTCTGGTAGTGGAACCTGCACAATGGAATGACAGAAAGACCGAGAAGGGCAAGAAGGCGCCTGCCTAGCAAAAACCAGTGCGAGGCGAGAAACTTAGCAAATGATTTCGGCAGACACCTTGAGCAAACAAGGCCTGGATTGCGGAAGAGCACGTCTGTAGGGATCTGTGTGTACGCCAGGCGTGCGTCTGTATGCATACCCCCGCTCCTTCGCCactgtgagagagggggaaaggacAAGTGGGGTAGAAACATGAAAGTAGGAAGAGTGAAGGTTGCACCGAGGCCACTACAGGGAGTCAGCAGATTCGGTTCAATTCACCCGAGTGCtggtgggcgtgtgtgcgatcGTGCTGCTTAGACCGAGGCGATGCTGACAGGAACGGAGAACGTCTCCCCTCCATGGCCAAAGACACGCGTATGCGTTGTACCCGCGTACAGGCGAGTGTGGGGTACCACCTGTCTGCCCAGCTCCCTGTCTCATCTCCCCGTGTCGCGCTAGTCATGTCCCTTCGCGCTGGGCACACCGGACCACGCATGATAGGTGAGCCATGCAGCCATGGTGCTCTGCCTTGACAGCATGAGTGTGGGAGTATCCCCTGTGGAAAGCAGCGAGGGAAGAAGTACCATCAGCATGAAGGTGAGGCGCGACCCCAACAGATAAGAGCAAAACAAGGGTCTGAAATGCACGGCGTACCGCTCGGTgccctgctgcagctacgCCGTCGGCGGGGCCGTGTTCCCAACACGCTCCCCGTAGTGGTGTCTTGCTCTGTTGCCCAGCTCACGCACGCGGCTCCCCATACGTTTTATGTCGCGCCGCTTGTCGTCATCGGCGTGATGCGCCCCGTGGTGCCCTCATTATGGCCCACCTAGACGATTTGCCCAGCCCACCCAGGCAGGCGCCGGCAGTGCGGCCAGCGATGCGCCATGCCGCAAAAAAGCGCCGCCGATAGGAGAATGGCTGCCCTGCTCCTTTGAGCAGCAACCAAAATTAGCGAACCGGCGTCATCGTGACCCGGGCCGTGAACCGCGGTCACCGCAAGAGACACTCAAGCGGCTGCACTGTCAGGTTTCCAGTTGATACCGCGAGCAACTCCCCGGCAGTATGTTCTCCAAGGAAGACGATGTTGGCCCTGCAGTCGTAAGCGGCCCCCTGCAAACGTACACCTGACGGGCGGCTTCAGTTTCGTCTTGGTTGAGAGTAGCATTGAACCAGCCCTGTCGCCTGAATCGCACATaccactgcctcctccacggcgCGACGCGTGCCTGCAAGCTGCGCATTGCTCATCGACCCATTCACATTcccaccagcagcaggtcGCGCAGCGTAGGGGGAGAGTGGGAGCCAGCCAGTGGTGCTGTCACCGCTTCCGCTACCTCAGAGCTCACACATCACCGCATTGGCACAGCTCATCAGTCATCCGGTTAGTGGCGCAGAGGACGGAGAGCGCCTTTGGCCCAGCAGCCGCGGGCGTCAGGAAAAGCAACATTTTTAGCTCTGCTACTCCACCCAGCGTCGCACACAGCGCTCCAACGTGGTGAGCAGCCCAGCTGAACGGTCGCCTCGCATCTCTTCGCGGCGACACACTGGCTCAACTCCCGTGGCCACAAGCGGAAACGCTTCCGGATCTGgccctgtctctctcccaccacgGAGAGGCAGGAGCCAACCACACAACTGCGGGAATCGCAGCACTCTGCGATGTCTGCCCACTGAAGTGCTGNNNNNNNNNNNNNNNNNNNNNNNNNNNNNNNNNNNNNNNNNNNNNNNNNNNNNNNNNNNNNNNNNNNNNNNNNNNNNNNNNNNNNNNNNNNNNNNNNNNNNNNNNNNNNNNNNNNNNNNNNNNNNNNNNNNNNNNNNNNNNNNNNNNNNNNNNNNNNNNNNNNNNNNNNNNNNNNNNNNNNNNNNNNNNNNNNNNNNNNNNNNNNNNNNNNNNNNNNNNNNNNNNNNNNNNNNNNNNNNNNNNNNNNNNNNNNNNNNNNNNNNNNNNNNNNNNNNNNNNNNNNNNNNNNNNNNNNNNNNNNNNNNNNNNNNNNNNNNNNNNNNNNNNNNNNNNNNNNNNNNNNNNNNNNNNNNNNNNNNNNNNNNNNNNNNNNNNNNNNNNNNNNNNNNNNNNNNNNNNNNNNNNNNNNNNNNNNNNNNNNNNNNNNNNNNNNNNNNNNNNNNNNNNNNNNNNNNNNNNNNNNNNNNNNNNNNNNNNNNNNNNNNNNNNNNNNNNNNNNNNNNNNNNNNNNNNNNNNNNNNNNNNNNNNNNNNNNNNNNNNNNNNNNNNNNNNNNNNNNNNNNNNNNNNNNNNNNNNNNNNNNNNNNNNNNNNNNNNNNNNNNNNNNNNNNNNNNNNNNNNNNNNNNNNNNNNNNNNNNNNNNNNNNNNNNNNNNNNNNNNNNNNNNNNNNNNNNNNNNNNNNNNNNNNNNNNNNNNNNNNNNNNNNNNNNNNNNNNNNNNNNNNNNNNNNNNNNNNNNNNNNNNNNNNNNNNNNNNNNNNNNNNNNNNNNNNNNNNNNNNNNNNNNNNNNNNNNNNNNNNNNNNNNNNNNNNNNNNNNNNNNNNNNNNNNNNNNNNNNNNNNNNNNNNNNNNNNNNNNNNNNNNNNNNNNNNNNNNNNNNNNNNNNNNNNNNNNNNNNNNNNNNNNNNNNNNNNNNNNNNNNNNNNNNNNNNNNNNNNNNNNNNNNNNNNNNNNNNNNNNNNNNNNNNNNNNNNNNNNNNNNNNNNNNNNNNNNNNNNNNNNNNNNNNNNNNNNNNNNNNNNNNNNNNNNNNNNNNNNNNNNNNNNNNNNNNNNNNNNNNNNNNNNNNNNNNNNNNNNNNNNNNNNNNNNNNNNNNNNNNNNNNNNNNNNNNNNNNNNNNNNNNNNNNNNNNNNNNNNNNNNNNNNNNNNNNNNNNNNNNNNNNNNNNNNNNNNNNNNNNNNNNNNNNNNNNNNNNNNNNNNNNNNNNNNNNNNNNNNNNNNNNNNNNNNNNNNNNNNNNNNNNNNNNNNNNNNNNNNNNNNNNNNNNNNNNNNNNNNNNNNNNNNNNNNNNNNNNNNNNNNNNNNNNNNNNNNNNNNNNNNNNNNNNNNNNNNNNNNNNNNNNNNNNNNNNNNNNNNNNNNNNNNNNNNNNNNNNNNNNNNNNNNNNNNNNNNNNNNNNNNNNNNNNNNNNNNNNNNNNNNNNNNNNNNNNNNNNNNNNNNNNNNNNNNNNNNNNNNNNNNNNNNNNNNNNNNNNNNNNNNNNNNNNNNNNNNNNNNNNNNNNNNNNNNNNNNNNNNNNNNNNNNNNNNNNNNNNNNNNNNNNNNNNNNNNNNNNNNNNNNNNNNNNNNNNNNNNNNNNNNNNNNNNNNNNNNNNNNNNNNNNNNNNNNNNNNNNNNNNNNNNNNNNNNNNNNNNNNNNNNNNNNNNNNNNNNNNNNNNNNNNNNNNNNNNNNNNNNNNNNNNNNNNNNNNNNNNNNNNNNNNNNNNNNNNNNNNNNNNNNNNNNNNNNNNNNNNNNNNNNNNNNNNNNNNNNNNNNNNNNNNNNNNNNNNNNNNNNNNNNNNNNNNNNNNNNNNNNNNNNNNNNNNNNNNNNNNNNNNNNNNNNNNNNNNNNNNNNNNNNNNNNNNNNNNNNNNNNNNNNNNNNNNNNNNNNNNNNNNNNNNNNNNNNNNNNNNNNNNNNNNNNNNNNNNNNNNNNNNNNNNNNNNNNNNNNNNNNNNNNNNNNNNNNNNNNNNNNNNNNNNNNN
This window contains:
- a CDS encoding mitochondrial ATP-dependent zinc metallopeptidase, putative (TriTrypDB/GeneDB-style sysID: LpmP.20.1080); its protein translation is MLYTRALVVLSRQPLAAYGLPAGNASVRFCASSALPPSSSQSDKPAEAAKASSEGTQVSPAAKQSGVDTVAANTVVAAGTPNRQGASSLSSEKGGVSTLAPVSVCPSSTGAEASVKEPTPQLQGGRTSPPKQPTPPVHEANVNDVFAKDRVVPRGFEAFYAKNIVSKMLPQRTPTDSVQRAYTLSPQERALIAQIAARARLQRTWRHLGVLSMLLSALIGYRWYTAQARLDADVSNYSAVVVDVPSHTAVYVDDNGRFIGVRNFIDFTTFEKTCDPEKDVLIQFSTYYPWIPMLLLCLLPVLAVVNAGFNGSARMITMAAQAEKSRFTFKREMSVSTRLKDVAGLTEAKHEVVEVIDFLKQPERYQALGAKLPKGVLLDGPPGVGKTLLAKAVAGEAMVPFVSCSGSEFEEVYVGVGAQRVRELFREAHNCKPCVVFIDEIDAFGRKRRSDGNGSSRGTLNAFLAALDGFKDASGIMVLAATNRADILDNALTRSGRFDRKISLEKPSYKDRVAIALVHLQPLHLDPSSSLQNYAETVAALTPGCSGADIFNVCNEAAIQAAREDKEYVGAPHFHLAVERVLVGLEKSAVKYTPHEKERLAYHEAGIVVLNWFQSDTDPVIKTTILPRGRHRTGVTQKLPQNTYISTQERLLQRIVGQLGGYVSEEHFFSDVSTSAAGDLQMATNMARDMVCVYGMDPVHIGHMGFELDRDDTLQKPFGPEKENAVDIAVETIVQSCLSRARALMQEHLYHTRVIAGQLLKQETLNAHELWLALGDRPVMTKEFQTYLES
- a CDS encoding hypothetical protein (TriTrypDB/GeneDB-style sysID: LpmP.20.1090), whose protein sequence is MKGNQSRSGSCTASSSNVAKSSDGGTALAQALREVVQHGRTFFRAQYLYVRRRVTVIGKFIHITVRSLYFPDEFSFYLDTVVRFLFSVYYIPFLAMVFALTHAAIERIVWVLVIPVTQEMERRPFSTSCVPTLVYGLGSIASHMTPFATLAVTVATAGHKVMNCVAEAMVDAYTTQRDMDYPLLRARLRFTVKKKSRVVICGVVSASIAVAWVLLCHTNAFVEWSGREPWATAAAWTVFVIQICFVLTTMLREVPLENKALKGRRIFGLRDRRCHEEPTQLRNDMEMLPAADSQPLLQPVESTSLSQSSSMSVSSPLLVRRSAGSGSRWTASGGSGDSPPHHSPSDANSLATAQASTPAMAENVPNLLGPSASQVFVTYVEDDWWRHHIHTMRYIGFFMVVFFTIGFAVARGPVFGLTSGVMILTSLNAPHLFGHMALSTSAAVTRTLRSYTWLLRHPDALLPILMIATPYQLLLINAFRCFRQHPLLCLMLVWVNMLLAARAIDLAREFDVTVNGSVLWKYADSGVSLPPALASVLEDVHEKQYHRPDVVSLDMLIDIRHMTILYAGGAKVHLKRQAVTPPGTLRRYVCEYHFYAYTLPRLLSLQSAGNFSGSKFRTTRVVLRFISMTLLLLYALLVSGLILQAAFPQLRPLPVRVTAAADNSHLTFDHIVVRMHLLSQNASRRAAKANTSNSVLEGYLSGLPEAASSAFMWHNITSADNEDFYPQLCTRQYGETSVWELALLAVAPYLFNVEEFNTMLRFLNAHMGSDWVIQPRHGASCVPGDSNHQPTGWSDFYEVYSEQRDTSVIAVRGTDMFSFTDFLFNTNIFFEVVLYQLMTTLLPGTVVVPKDLIVDLLRTASLPADSYGDVYETWAELTRSGNHSLRRCQQNNFRRDFFADLYNHIAYVGSRPTHPRHLVLTGHSLGGAVAAIVAAQMRVKAVAFSAPGIALARKKFSLPLRSINENIMSVVSSNDIVPSVGEHGGEVHHVECLAATRELCHAMEFMIGSLWRSCSSVRARFPSIKDVV